Genomic window (Drosophila willistoni isolate 14030-0811.24 chromosome 2L unlocalized genomic scaffold, UCI_dwil_1.1 Seg196, whole genome shotgun sequence):
CCTATTATGCTTACCTAATCAGGATGATGAGGAGCTTTTAGTATTGGCCCAATTGGTTACACccccaccaacaccaccaaaACCCCCAAATTCACCTGGTAGTCAAAATTCTAGTCGTAAGACTAGTTTCGATTCCACCTGCACATTAAGTTCCATGGATTCGGGTTTTATggaaatgcaaaataaattaGATGCTctagctgcagcagcagcagcagcggcagcgacAACAACcgcaccaacagcagcaggagcaacaacaacgacaaatATTGGCGAGAAAATTGCTCGTCTTAATTATAAAGAATGTTTAACTCAATCGCGAAATCGTCGTAAATCTTATGAAGAGTTCAAAGCCATGTTTAATGCAACGGAAGCAATGGCCAAAGTGGAAGATGACGCAACAACCAACAGCAACACTGtgataccaacaacaacaacatcatcatcagcatcatcatcagcaacagcaacagcattgGCAACATCAGCCGCAGCAACATTAGGGCTTGCCTCCATTTCAGAACAAGAAACCACAAGCGATGAAGGCGGCAAAAGTCTCGAGAGAGTTAAACCGGATTGTGCAAACAAGTTTAAGTCAGATGAAATGGATACCGGCGACGCTGACaatactgttgttgttgttggtgttgctgctgttgatggcGATCTAACATTAACCACAGCAGcaacacagcagcagcaacaacagccgCCACCACCGACGccgccagcaacaacaacaacaaccaccacCTCCAACACCACAGAGGTTATGCGTAAGAATTCGGATTTTCTATCACAAATTCTTGATCAACAATTTGCGGGCAAAGAGCAGAGAGCCAAGGCACACAAGCGTCGCACATCGTATGAGGAATTTAAGCGTCTGGTTAAGGAAATTCAACCAAGTGAAATGGCGATGGACTCACCGACCGCATTGAAACGGCAGAATTCGCGTCAACGTAAAAGTTTTGCCAGCTACTTTTTACCCAGACGCAACTCTTCGACCAAAGAACGAAAGACTGAACAGAAGCAGAAACACGATCAAGATAAGGAGCCCAAGAAAGATGAGAAAGAGATGGAAAAGATGGATAAAGAAATGGATTTAGAGcaggagaaagagaatgttgttgtttgtgagcAGGAGAAGCAACTGCAAGCCTATGTCAAGGGATTGGCGGCACATAAAAGTACCAACTCGCAGCAGTATCgaaagaattttaaaatctaTGATAAATTGGTCTATGGCACTATCTATGATATAATACAGCGtaaaaatgatatttatcaATTGACCTATCAGAAATATGATAAATATATGACCTATGGCACGATCTATGAGATATTATATCGTAAAACGAATACAACAACAAGCTCCTCCTCAACGTCCAACGCCTCGACCACATCGCTATCATCGTCGTCAACAAACTCGGCCACATGGCAACGCAAAAGTCTTAGTTCCATTTTGGAACGAGAACATGGTAAATCGAATGATGTGATCTATGATATAGTAAagaaaaagcaacagcaacagcagaaacaacaacagttGCAACGTCAACAAAGTGCTGTGACTATCATTAGCGATGCAGAAAACTCCAAGGCTAGCAGTGCCAATTTGGGACTAATTTATGATATTCTACAAGGAGAGAAATTGGATACCATTGGAGATTTATCAAAgcagaaggaggaggaggagaacgAGGAGCAAAAGGTAAAACCAGTTGCAAAGACAACGCGCTTTGTGGTCAGCCAAGTGGATGAGTTGCCGTCGGCAATGGCAATAACCGCTGAGGCGGAAGCCAACAACAGCAGCGTTGCTCCAAGCAAACAGACGCCAACTCAAACCAAGCCCCATAAAATGCGTCGTCTATCCAATATCCTAAGTTATAGCAAATCAACCCAGCAGCCGGATGATGCCAACACAACAGATGTTGCCCAAGATCAAGTTGATTCCACCAAAAAGAAACGCAGTCAAGCGAAAAGGCGCATTGGTGTGACCAATTTGCTATTGCCACTAGATTCCGAGGAGTTATATACACGGATTATAGCCCAACAAAGGCAGGCAAATGACAACAACAGCGATCCAGAATGCCACCAGCATCATTcgcatcctcatcatcattcGTTGATGAAATCCAATTCACTGGATGCCATCTCAATGTCAGTTGTGATATCCCCGCCAGTCACACCCTCACCGCCACGGCCACGTCGCAGTTTGAAGCAACATCGTTGcctgcagcaacagcaacatttGCAGCTACAGAATGCCACACGTCAACAACAGCAGGCAGCATtagtgcaaaagaaaaagcatTCATTAGACACTTGCCTCATGACGGTGTCAGTGGAGGCCAAACCCCGACAGCCTTTACGTCGATGGTCAAATCAAACGCCGCTTAAATGCAACTGCCCTGAAATGCTTAgccatcatcagcagcagctgcagttgcagcagcagcagcaggatgAAAAGGACTGCACTTGTTTACCCACTCATGCTCTGACATGTGTCATTGAGAAAAGCCGCTCATTGCCCGCCGCCGCCAACTCTTCCTCTGCCATCTCCTCCTTGCATAAGTGTAACCATCTAAGTTGCCACCCAACCACAACAAAATccaatggcagcagcagcagcaaacccACCAAAAAAGGCAAATCGCGACGACTTTCGGAATTTACGCGCGgtgaatttttaaatgaaaaatcgTAAGTTTCTCAGTCTAcattaaaaaatcaatttgaatgcaattattttacaatattGAAATGTTTAGAGCACAACAAAATGGGTTTTTTTCGTAGAGGTTTTTTGCTTAATCACTTCATTCAATAATATTTAAGGCCAAATTAAACCCAAATACCTTTTTATGAAAAGCAACTCTTGAAATTTTGACAATCATTTCAGATTTCAGATGCATTCCTTTTGAGATTATTAatcatatttctttttaacTATGTGATATTTTGTAagatttcaaaataataagaaTGATAACGTATTCTAcgaatattttgttttaactgTGCCTTGATCCTCTAGACCACTTGAAAAGTTCAAGTGATGATTTGGCTTTTTaagaaattgcttttaaaaTAATCTCCATGAAATTAATTGtccagaaaataaaaagaatctGTCAGAAGCTTAGAAATCTAAAGCTAATCTCATTTTTTTTAGACTACGTCTTTACATTTCATTTATCCTTTTTCTGCTCTGTCTCCCtacctccctctctctctgttaaCTTACCGTTTTGAAAAACTTGCTTTGCACATATCTGGCCAGACCCATATATTTTCGATACATTTGTATGGTAGTATATGGCGGATTCATTTTTAAGCATCGTGGATCTATatccaaaatattttatttattgctaAATTTTAGCTCAGAAAGTTGGAGAAATATCAATGGAGATTTAATACAAATATCAAATGTTAGTTAATGGTAGTctaaccaaatattttacaaagccagaaaaatattttttgaaaaggaAATTGTACTTACTTTCAGCCCTTTTTATGGCAATTTGTTAACGTACTTaatagttttatatatatttaaaaaattttatacatttaCTCTTTCCGGTATAAAAAACTTTGTTGTGATTAAgacttattttttgttttgattcaatgtttattttacaatattttgtttttttgttttgtctgttggcaacaattgtgtttaattttgtcgttattatgccaaaatttTCCACTGGAAgtcatatatgtgtatatctttttttggttgtgtCTGCGTGaaacaaatgcaacaaaacTTCAAGGCCAAAACGTTTCAAATTGGTTCAGTTGTTTTACAAAATTTGCATATCCCTCCCAAACACAAATAACTCAATACACGTGCTGGTCTCAGCGCCACtcaaaaaacacacatactGAAATGTCGTCCAATATGCTTTACTTTAACAACTTGACGCTCCTCAAACActataaaaagaagaaaaaaaaagacaaaaatatgTGTCGAGCAATGTTTGTTTATCGGTTTTAATTGTTCAAagagcagcagaagcagcagcgtGTCATAAAAATGGTCACGACTTTTGTCGCATGAACTTCTTTAAATGTGGGTGGGGGCTCCCTCCCCCTTGGTCATCACAGGAGCCCCCACCACGTATTTAGCAGGCAATTTGTGCGTTTATTTGATAGTCAAATATTTTGCAGGTTAATAAATGTTCAACTCAATCGTCGTCCAACGACGACGTGTCTGTGTCTGTTGAACGTGTCTGAGTCTCAATTCGAGAGACTCAACTCTGCGACTCTGAGTATTTGCTGTGATTACAACACTTGGACAAAAacccaaccaaccaactaacCAACAAGTGAACGAACATTGAAAAGacgagcaaaaaaaaaggcaaaaagagAGAAGCTTAACTTGGCTTATTCTCTCACCCAATCACTCTCTGTGTTTTCTTGGGTCTGTTAACTgattttgaatttcaattatggcttgttattgttgttgttgctaatAGCTTAAGCATTAGTCACAAGAATtctaaataacaacaaaaaaaataggtgcaaataaatcttaaaaaacAGCTGTAAATTGATTTGGCATAGAACCTTAAAAAGGGAAGGGAAGAGAGATAAACATGGGGGGAGAAATCTTTATGGTTTTGCAGTTGTGCAATTTTCTTTGGAATGTTGACGCCTTCCACCCGCATCTAATAGTTGACTGCTatctaataatttgaaattaaaaactaatttcgaAATGTataccagcagcagcagtagcagcagcagtacacactaatttgattttgtttagaATGcaatttagttttgtttttcttttctttttttttttatctattgTTTACCTCCCCAGTAATTTGCAACTGATGACCCACACACAGTACAAATGATCTGGGTGTGGGTGCGGTTAGTAGTGTCGTTTGGTTAATGTGCGGGTGTATTTTCCAACTACATATATGCCCCAGTTTACTATATAATTTGCAAAACAGGAACGAACCTTCCTCTAAAAAGCAAAAGCCAAATGACAATCATTAGTTAAagcatttgaaattttcttggttttttttttggttttatataAGTATTAGAGAATAGTGTCAGCACGTGGAGGATGGTGCAATAACGATcagttttcaatttatatatacatatatatgtaatatattAACCAACTTCTCTCAAGCGTAACGACGACACTATCCAGGTGGTTTGATTAGACCTACCCAAAAAGGCGAATACGATACGATATCGTgagttgtgttttttttttttcgtttgtttattatttgaaatCCATTCTATACTAGAACAATAAACTTGATGGCGCttttatatcatatatatattgaaataaaCATCAGTCTCTTGCTCAAATCATGTCAATTTAAGCAACAATGGAAACCATATAATAGAAATGACATTGAACTACTATCTgtctgcctctctctctccatctctgtctctctctgtaGAGATGCAAGTAGAGAAGTTGTAACTTGGGTGGAAAGTGTGGCCAAATGGTATACATTTAGCCGGAACTTgataatgtgtgtgtgtgtatgtatggtCATTTTCTATTTGCACATTTTCACtcgaaacacacacacagagagaaagagaaaaaactaaattgCTAGGAAATGCAGCTGCAAATTCtgaaaataacaaacaaaaaaaactgaaagcctaacaatttacaaattatttctgcaaaaaaaaaatagtctAGGCAACAAACAACTTGTTAATATCTATATATTAAGCAGCATCCTGCCTGCCACAAGTTAAAGCCTCAAGCATTTTGACCATTTATTTCTTagccagttttttttttctctctttgctttgctttgcttatTTAACCAACATCTGCCTGCAGTTGCTGCCAATTGTTGGCGCCATCCAACAATTATGTGTGgcaatctctctctctgtgtgtgtgtgtgtgtgtgtgtgtagagtGTGGTTATAAATAGACCACAAACCAAAACCAGCTAACCAATTTTCCACCACAATTGTCTCAAAGAGGGGAAAAACTGGAAAAATACAGGAAATGcttgtaaaaaaaacaataatgtAAAAaccataacaaaaaaatttgtttgatttattCTTCTTACAGTCAGTCTTTGTATTACATCtttatatacttttttgttttgataacTCTTAGTTAATTAGCTTCCTTGTAAACACATACTTTGTATGCGTTAATGgcattatttaatatttttcattattgaCTAATTTTTTATTACTATTTGTACAATTTGTTGACGTCTTTTAAAACTTTACTGCGTCATTGCATTGATACATTTTTCCCCAGtttaaataatgattattAGAATAAAAGCCCTTCTACTTGTCAAACAAAACTggatcttaaaaaaaaaaaactatcatCACTtgcacatttttgttttttaaattgtgaCCTCATCACATCACAAGTTATGACAAATATTATGTTTATTGactttaattttgatttgcatttattaaaataaactttgttTTCCTAAGAAATATGCGGGAATCACTTTAAGTGTTTTAAATATAGACAATGATCAAATCTTCTAAGCAtataactttatttaaattttgttttacttgtATTAAGACAGATCGATTTAAATGCATATTAATTTTGGATCTATAAATAACTCAGTTAAATTATTAGAGAATCCTAAATCAAACGTCTGTGTTGAATTCATCCAGATCTTTATATATAACATTAAGGAATCAGAAATATATAGGAAGCTGGCCCTCAATGGGGTTTAAGATGTCCCATAGTAGAAAGgaaatttgtttcatttattGCCATTTGGCAAGAAGTCTTAAGAAACTGTTTAAGTTTTcaagttaaaaatttataaagttatctaaacattacatatataattgaAAGCTTAGCAATAAATAATCTGAAATGGACCATGGAACTTGGGAGAATTTATAAAATTGGAAAGTTTCAGccatttaaattaataaaagaaacattttattttatatgatGAATTTATAATGAAAATGGATTTCAGTTCCGCCCattgcaattaaaaaatatgtCATTTAATGAATTCACTggatatgtatgtgtgtgtttttcccTCGTCAGTCAGCATTTTGCACTAATTACAGTTGGGAACCAGGGGGAAATTGCATTAAATTTGCAAGTAATTAAAAATTCGCTTGTTTAATTCATATGGATATGAATGCATTCCAAATTCAATGTGTCGCGTGTCAAAAGTAAATTCCATATTATTTCCCATTGATAAATAATGTTTGTTTATAaacattatatttaatatgtacTAATTTTCTATTCGCGTTTCCTTTTTCAGGTAAGTTTTTGCCAGTCACAGACTGTCTcaataaaaagtgaaatttattGGCTAAGTATtatgaatataaataatatgGGATAATGAGTGAGTAATTCTAGAATAAACAAGAGAATTAAGTAAATGCTTAATCAATATGAAGTGAATATTCTCTAGTTTTAGTTAAAGCAACTAGACGTGAAGATACCCTGTTGAGAAATCcgatttacatacatatgaagtTGCTATGATTAGCAGCCAAAGTCATTTTGGTTTACCAGATATTCAAGATCTATTATCtatctaaaaaatatttcatactAAATTTATAAAGTATGTTATTCAAGATCTAGATCTGTATACCTATTTTCAAAGTGAAATGTTGGAAAATTTCGAATTCAAGTCAAAGTAATCTATGTTGATTGCTGATGataaaacattaaatttttatttcattagccttaacttaaataaaattagaatGAAGTCATGAggacctttttttttactatcaAAATTCATTGAAAAGGTTTTCCGTATCATTTATTATGTTGACCATAAGTGCAAAAGAGTCTCTTAAGTCTCTTAAATATCCCAATTTTTGTTAGATTTTAAATGCAGGGTAtcaaaaaactgaaactggTTTTAagttgtttgtattttttaaatgtttctaattaaatatttaaaaataaatgcacATAGACAGGGCGGTCGAATGACGGATATTTGGGAGACAACCAAATATGGCCAAGAGAAGACAATTATATAGAGAAAGTGGcagtgcacacacacacaacacacacaccacagACACATGattttacatacatatctgTGAATTTTCCATTACTGCATTTTTGTCGTGAccagcaaaaagaaaaactactCCAATTAATATGCAAAAGTTGGAATACCAATCAATAATTGAAAAAGCTAAGCCTAAAGCCAAGCGCCTTATGGATTTAACTAGAAATATTTGTTCAATAGGCTTTAAACAAATTGGCCTCCACGAAAACTTGTTCCCAGAAACTTATATAACAAATTAACAATTACTTAATGAGATATGCGATAAGatgagacagagaaagagacagagggCGATGGAGGGAGGAAGAAGAAGATTAGCaattgatgatgaagatgataaAGTCTGGCTGGCCGGTTTATCTGTATTTTGTATGAATCATGCCCATGACGTTTATTAGTTGAGAGGggttgaaaatgaaaaaccagTTTGGTTCCGTTTCATTTTGAAGATATTTGCTAATTAAATGCACAAAcaatgcagcagcagcaacagcatcagcagcatcatcatcattatgatcATTGTCATTGTCGACATCTTGACCTGCTTCAATAAATTCAATAATGTTCAGACTTTGGAGACCCGGCAACTTGGACTTTTGTCCCATTTCTTTTCAGAATTAAAACAATTGGCCAGCACAGAATAGGAAAAGGCGAGCCATGAACCGTTGTGTGAAATAGTTTTCTTTTACTGTCAAAGTTGGCACAAaatgtgtgtgagtttgtatgtgtgtgtgtaagtagTTGGGAATCGGGCACGGTGAAAACTAGGCCTAAActaggcaggcaggcaggtaAAACGAATGTCAATCACACGGGGGCACGTCAAGTTTACAAATTGGAACAGGCACTAGGCTAGAATTTGGTTAGGTATCGATCGTTCGATCGATCAATCGAACTCACTTAATCTAATTTTAACTTTAAAGTGCATGTCCATGgtccacacacatacacacacacactgataGGCTCTTCTCTAGTTGCCTTTTGCAATTAAGTTAACTGAGCCAAAAACAAGCTTAACATGTTAGTCCAAAGATTGTAAAGTTGTTGTAGTTCCACTAACCATGGCCAAAAACAGGCAGACACACCATGCACCACACCATGCAACATGTAGCAGAAAAGTTGTagacgtcgacgacgacgacgatcttgtgttgctgttgccgttgccgttgttATGTGTATATTTTTAGACAAAATCGCATTACATTGCTTAAAGCGACTGTTTAAAAATAGTTAAAGTTAAAGTTGCCTGCAAGACGATGGCCCGAAATGGCCATTTGAACAACGCCCgaggcagcagcaacaaaaaaaaaaaaaaaatgcaagacAGAAAGAGTCGGACTTCACTTGACCAGGCatttgattttggctttgggGTTTTTGGTTTCGGTTATGGCTTGGAGACGagcttctctctctccctctctctatctatctcactttttttttaaaagtatttgttGGCCTGTTGGCCGGCCGCCTGTCTATATCTATAAATAAACATGTCGAGTTTTTCTAGACCAatttttcttgtgtttttgtaACCTGCAATCATGAAAAAAATGAATGGATATGCCATGGCAAACATACTTAGATATAGATGTTTCTCTACACTGAAAAAAATTAGACAAAATCagaaaaaagtgtttaatataAACTTCATTTTCCATAGATGGTAATTAAAGATTGTTAAGTATTATCAGTTTATTTTCTAACATTATTTTTACCTATTTATATGGGTACtataaaaactcaaaatgtcctcactttttgtattttttatacaatttgtAACGATATTTAGTTGTGTTTAAAAACCTTTGTCTTATGTCATCTGAAAACCTTTTAATTTTAACACCCTGACTTTGTTTGTAACATTTTTCTTGGAAAATAATCCAAACAATATAATAGCGTACAAATCACGTTTGGTTTTGCATTCTTTTCTATATAAGCTATAACTTTGTAGTGTTTATagattgtttttgttttcaaaccCAGTCTAGTTTGGTTCTAGTCTACACATATGAAGGAATAAAAGACTCAATGCCAACTACGAATTGGCGATATCATATAAGATATATAAAACATGTTTCCAAAATGATTGAAAGGctttcaaatatatttctaaACTATGCATCGACTTTCGAAactttctattattttattttctgaaCTTGGAACAATATTGCTCCTACAAGATAGATAACTATTTTCCACATAATTCTCATTATTAACTAGTACTGTAGAATTCCAAATTATTCTATTTATTATGACTTGTAGAGTCTTTAGAAGGACATTAAAATATGTCTTTAATTTTGTAAAGTAGTCAGAGTCGTTCAATAAGTAATCGAATTTGCAAAGATGAGTTTAAAAGCATTGAGCCTAGAAAATTCTATAGttgaattatatttaaaagtttCTTAAAAATCTAGAATTATCTTAGTACCAATTTGAAACGATAAATGTTCATTAAACTCTCTTAAGACTTACTTGCATTTTTGGGACTACGATCTTTCTGAAGTTCAAGTCACTTTTTAGAAGCTTCAaaatatctatatctatagATGTTCTTACcaaaattgaaatcgaaaaatAGGAAaagtatttgtatatatattgaaaatgcaaactaaaaagtttgaaaataattaactttttattaaatatgaaTTAAATTAAGAACTTCTACCTATTTTGATCCTTGGGCTTGTGTGTGATAATTTCCGATTTCTTTGGCTCTATTAAAAGCGGCGTTAAGGTTTATTTTGGTCTTCccctttttgtgttttttttttttttttttttttactgctgACCAGATTGGTTAGCCATTAGGCTTACAATTTGCACAGGATGTCCATGCTTGTCTGGAGTAATTAAAGCCAGCCTAATGCATATTTATAAAAGTCATGCATGACTGAACGATCCATCGATCTAAAAATAGACTAAAATAGGAGGCAACCTCCTCTATAaatctgtgtgtgtctgtgtgtgtgtggctgaGTGTGTATTTTGTTTGAAAGCAGATTTAATGGCGTCTAATAAACGTTTATTGGCGTAATAGACACGTGCTGGCCGTCTACAGCAGCTTCAGGTCGCGCCAATCAATCAAATTGTACCAAGCTAACCTGACTCTCCTTCATTCATGAGAGCCAAATGGTAGGCCTAGACAGACACACATATAACTAGGAGGAGGTAGAAGGAGGAGGCTAGCAGCTGGCATCCTGTTGACTGGCAAATTGCTGGATAACTTCAACTTTGTTGCaagagctgctgctgctgcggctgctgatgatgatgatgatggctaTGGCTATGGTAGACAACCGTTGTTGATGACAACGACAACGTCTCAACATGTGCAAATGTGCAACCAAAAGCCAAATAGCTACTCGCTCCTTTGTCCGTTGCTAGCAAACAGACAGCCAATTAAATGCAGTCAAGAgtccaacacacacacacaagagtTCTTTTAATAATACCTTTAAATGGCTTTTGCACAATCAGATTACTTTGCAGCTTTTTTTTCCCATTTCCATTTGGCCATTGACCATTGCATTCCTGCTAAAATGTTAGCCCAAAggagcaaagaaaaaaaaaactcataaaaaaagaaaaaccagagAGATCCAAAGTGAAATTCAATAGAACTGaatgctgctgttgttgccccTCCCCACTACCAAGACCAAAGACCAGCAAAGTCGAGCCATAGTTGTTATGGTCACCCAAGATAGCAGGCGGCTGTCTGACCAGGCCAGGTTTATGATACCAAGAAAGAAGGCAACTAACCAACCACTTATCTTGAATGTGTGTGTTGGCCGGGATGAAGATTTGTTTTCtttagtgtttttttctttttcgttgtTTCTATTCAATTTATGGACATATATGCTAGAGATGCTTTTGGAATTGTTCCATAAAAGTGGTTTTCACTTTTCCTAAAACGGCAAAGAATACTTTTGCCCTTCAATACGGACTTGACTTTGGTCTGAAACTAGTTGAATCTGTCTCTCTCCATGAAATGAAAAGTTTCCTGTAAAAACTGTCCAAAATGacagaagaaaaagaagaagttcCAACATCATTCACATCCGTTAACGCTTTGTAAACTgttatataacaaaaaaaaaaagtaaaaaaatagaGGGGGAAAATGATGGACAAAGCAAACACTAAAAGACAGtagtaaaagaaaagaaagaaaacatttaaacaatttcatcAGTTATCTATTATTAAGGTCAATGTTAATGCCGCAACAAATTGGATTGAAATGTTATTGTCAAAACGATTgattcatcatcatcatcatcatcatcaaactGATGTGAGTTgccaaacaaaacacaaaaaccttTCCATCTTTCTAAATTTTCATCCATCCGCGTTTCCAATTGTTGCGAAATACAACAACTTCAGTTGATAAATAATTGTAGAACATTTCAACCAATATTATTTTCAACTACTTTTCatttacaaaataataatttaaatatataattgcaataatatttcaatttcacacccaaaatatgaacttaaattgttattcaactaaaaaacaaacgacaaaaaaaaaagccccTAAAGATGAGTAatacaaatgaaatttaatgaGATAAATGTACATTGTACAACTTAATATCGACTTTCAATGAAATTCATTAGTTAGTAATTTATTGGATGTTGACTTTTAACtagaatatttcaaaaaacaaacaagtaaCTTGTGTACTTAATTGTCACTTAGTCAAATGTCTGTAACTAAATGAAATAATATCAATAATATAGCAAATTATTAAGAATTTGTTAAAGAAAATTAGGTTTTTTTCTGGTAATTTTTAAAGTATAAAGTTTgaaaaatacaagaaaagtaatgaaattgttttcttAAAAGTAAAGCAATTGTTTTCACTTTAAACTTTGGTTTATTATGGtataataaacttaaaaagATATTTCCAATTCAATCTAGGCTACACTAGCTTTGGATAAGCCAAAAATTTACTATTTTATACCATTAAAAACTGTTTACCCTGTTTAGTTAGATGATCACTCACTAAGATTGGGTTAATTTAGATTAATCTATAACACAAAACGACTAAAATGAGCCGAGTGGCAGACCTAGAAACCAGAGAATACTTTTCTTATACTTTATGGAGCTCTGACTCCGAGTCCGAGTTGGCCAAAAGAGGACAAAACTGTTACGATATCTCCTGGACTCGAGAAAATTTGAACAACGGATTCGGAATCATCCCACTAAAATCTATTAGAAAAGTGTACTCTGGTCTCCGGTCAGGGTTTTAGGGATTTAGATCATGATACTTACAGTAAGTTCTAG
Coding sequences:
- the LOC6640625 gene encoding uncharacterized protein LOC6640625 isoform X2; translation: MTAIPVVWCTDPNSVNNKPTAFALHGIQLQGNVTKKQVHALREFVNAAAEGRLILPSDGTFMLLDSGVSIESSIMAKKEQPQTPVNKNTYILMPVKGSSSSSATATMPSSTIATPSAAAVAAAAAQLEFLLEPKYSSPPPSMVDTHLIKVGDDDDEEEEGGNRRRAGEGDADDDILYEFLCCAKCMNEQHGGQQHNGNSCAGRRLKRYLRHSSKCNSDYDLVVNDLPIIMDDPVCSIATKYNRRQQRYKQSGTISMGIARNRPSSSSSSNNRHHKLPMHSVKIFHNRSASSSSSGNIARAATSGGGGVGGGGAGGGVGGVIVSESSLTRANSNSNGAFSLIPTAALSTSEPPLYAVVSKREKQQREIQTKTELVDSGKQQQLEQQQQLVVDEMPAVTMLAAVPEEPRDLISFDEDDNHPQSIEGNFQQDDECDANIHQHQQQPQQNVDLLCLPNQDDEELLVLAQLVTPPPTPPKPPNSPGSQNSSRKTSFDSTCTLSSMDSGFMEMQNKLDALAAAAAAAAATTTAPTAAGATTTTNIGEKIARLNYKECLTQSRNRRKSYEEFKAMFNATEAMAKVEDDATTNSNTVIPTTTTSSSASSSATATALATSAAATLGLASISEQETTSDEGGKSLERVKPDCANKFKSDEMDTGDADNTVVVVGVAAVDGDLTLTTAATQQQQQQPPPPTPPATTTTTTTSNTTEVMRKNSDFLSQILDQQFAGKEQRAKAHKRRTSYEEFKRLVKEIQPSEMAMDSPTALKRQNSRQRKSFASYFLPRRNSSTKERKTEQKQKHDQDKEPKKDEKEMEKMDKEMDLEQEKENVVVCEQEKQLQAYVKGLAAHKSTNSQQYRKNFKIYDKLVYGTIYDIIQRKNDIYQLTYQKYDKYMTYGTIYEILYRKTNTTTSSSSTSNASTTSLSSSSTNSATWQRKSLSSILEREHGKSNDVIYDIVKKKQQQQQKQQQLQRQQSAVTIISDAENSKASSANLGLIYDILQGEKLDTIGDLSKQKEEEENEEQKVKPVAKTTRFVVSQVDELPSAMAITAEAEANNSSVAPSKQTPTQTKPHKMRRLSNILSYSKSTQQPDDANTTDVAQDQVDSTKKKRSQAKRRIGVTNLLLPLDSEELYTRIIAQQRQANDNNSDPECHQHHSHPHHHSLMKSNSLDAISMSVVISPPVTPSPPRPRRSLKQHRCLQQQQHLQLQNATRQQQQAALVQKKKHSLDTCLMTVSVEAKPRQPLRRWSNQTPLKCNCPEMLSHHQQQLQLQQQQQDEKDCTCLPTHALTCVIEKSRSLPAAANSSSAISSLHKCNHLSCHPTTTKSNGSSSSKPTKKGKSRRLSEFTRGEFLNEKSWYFRKIKRIEAEKKLLLPENEHGAFLIRDSESRHNDYSLSVRDGDTVKHYRIRQLDEGGFFIARRTTFRTLQELVEHYSKDSDGLCVNLCKPCVQIEKPVTEGLSHRTRDQWEIDRTSLKFVRKLGSGQFGDVWEGLWNNTTPVAIKTLKSGTMDPKDFLAEAQIMKKLRHTKLIQLYAVCTVEEPIYIITELMKHGSLLEYLQGKGRSLKMQTLIDMAAQIAAGMAYLESQNYIHRDLAARNVLVGDGNIVKIADFGLARLIKEDEYEARVGARFPIKWTAPEAANYSKFSIKSDVWSFGILLTELVTYGRIPYPGMTNAEVLTQVEHGYRMPMPPNCEQRLYEIMLECWHKDPMRRPTFETLQWKLEDFYTSDQSDYKEAQAY